The genomic interval TTAATCATTAttcgaatttttttttctgttttgtttttctaataTTACATATTTCTAACATCTACGTAAAACGTAAACGAAACGTTAAAtcgaaatttgtatttaaactATTAAACATTCCTAAATAATCTTTTATTAAGAGTTCATCTTTAAACATACGTACTTCTAATTCTATTGTACTGAAACAGAATACATCATACTATCCATCCAGGTGCATTAGTCTCATTATCACAATATGgttttctaatatttttacaattaatcAAATGAATGTTGTACTTTGTACTCAATGATACTGAAACTAAAAGACATCGTAATGTCTATTTaattactacagtactgtagttatcaAAATGAGAAAATTATGGTTCCAATTAAAATGAGAATAGAATATTGTAAGTTAATAAATGAATACTATcagtatactgtgtataatactgtagtaaagtTAAGATAACAAcaatcatttaattataatacaagtGTTTAATTTGCATAGACTTTTCCATACTACGACCACTATCCTAAATATCCAATCCATAATTCAAATAGACAGTGCGGTTTTATACTACAGTACTTTACAATTGTAACTGGTATTGGTTGTTTTAAGCAAAGGGCGCCATCAACGGCAGTGATACGACGAAAACGTGCTAATCGATTCAATGTTATAACATTTTGTTAGCAAAATGCGTCACAAACGGCAGTGATACGACGAAAACGTGCTAATCGATTCAATGCTATAACATTTGTTAGCAAAGTGCGTCACCAACGGCAGTGATTCGACGAAAACGTGCTAATCGATTCAATGCTATAACATTTGTTAGCAAAGTGCGCCACCAACAGCTGTGACACGATGTGGTAATCGATTTTATGCTACAAAAGTTGATAGCAAAGTGCGCCATCAACGGCAATATTACGATTTGCTTATCAATCAATTCGATGATACAAAAGTTGATAGCAAAGTGCGCCACCAACGGCAATGACACAATGTATTAATAGATTCGGTGGTACAAAACTTGATAGCAAGGTGCGCCGCTAATGGTAATGACACGATTCGCTAATCGATTCCATGCTACAAAGTTGATTTTTGCCAACGGCAATGACAGGATGTGCTACAAAAAAGCGACACCAACGGAAGATGTCAATTTGTTTTTGAAATGACAGTCTATAGCAAAGCAACAAACTTATTGCTACAAAAGCTATGCTAGTGATGCAAAGTGACGCGTTGTACTACAATACTTAATTACACACTACAACAATATTATAAAAGCCAAACAAACAAAGACAGTCACAATGACAACAACTCGAAAACACAACAAAAGCATGCTTATAAGTcagaaaatataaaaagcaaaaatCAAACCTAAACTGTTGGGTCAGATCAACATTCTAAAGTTTGTGTTTTTAGTTAGGCTTCAGCTGGTATTCAAGTTTTTTCATTCTGTTTAAAAATCACAAGTAAATTTAAAGACTTTCACGATTGTATTAGCATATTTTAGTGACATTCAAATTTCAGCTAATAAGGCGTCTTAAATgaatgtctaaagctctgtctacatcagcaaactttatgtgacaaaaaagtgtgatgtgcccaaatttgtggtagtgatgacatcatcatatccatacaTGTGGGCTCATTGCATGTTTTTGTAAatgagtttgatagtgtagacagagttttaaacTAAGAAAATTTAACATTGGTCTTTATTAACTGGAAAAAGGTCTTCTTAAATGAAGACATTCTTATATAGCTAGATTCAACAAAGAAGCCATCCAGTAGACAATTCAAgatcaaaaaattaaaatattaatatggtTTCTCTATAATTAGTAAAAGATGTACTTACGTGTTACTAACTCTATTTACTTGGGTTTGCCTTGCCTCTTGGTTGATGGGACTTGAGGTGTACACATGGTGTAGATTTCTAGAACTTGGTGCTGGAATATCAAGACTCATTAAAGACAAATTAGCAGGTTCTTCTTCATTTTCGATCAACTCAGTTGTACTagatactgaaaaaaaaaaccagtatttatatagattaaagatgtattgtcccctaaataattattattatatatatattattataaacattttctgttgaatatgccattttaatgtcacataatagttatccactttgaacaaaaattagatctaaaaaaaatttatttacctgaaaaaactgtaatttaaagcaaaaaattgtcaaattggctgccacgcaatgggtttttggttgaatttaaacattttttttccagtttttaactttattaaaactgcaaaataacctattcaaagtctgatttagtTAATCgtcattttaattgtcaataggccattttgtagtttaaatagaaattatttACCAGAAAAAAGATGATAATTTCACttcacaaaacaaaataaacagttgaatttaaccaaaaacatgTTGTCTGGCATCTGGTTTTCTtcagataattttttttttcaatccaaactTTGGTTAAAGTGCACAacatatagatatatatatgcagtatatatacataataaattaccagaaacaataaaatacaaatatgttttCTTTATTACAGCCTTACCATTTAAGTCCTGTACTGTTGACAACTTACGATCACCGAAGCCACCCTGGAAAgacatttatttatcaatttattacATTCATAAATACATGGTCAACAATGCACATCTAAGTATTTTTCTATTCTAAATATTTAGTATGGAGGCTATTGGCATGGTAGATAGTGACATAAATTGATTCCTATCGGCACGGTCAACTGTGAGCCTTTATTATATTGATCTATCAACACAGAGATCTAGGTGCATGGTTGGTTGTGCCGATAGAGAACTttacataaagctctgtctacactatccaacatgcaaaaaaaatgttatgtgctcATATATGAATACGATGAAGTCATATCACCAACACACACTTgggcatcactaccatatttgggcacatcacttttcaatctagtttgatagtgtagacagagctttagatggaCAATAAATTACATGCATGGCTGACTGTGCCATTGACTATGCCACTTCAATTTGTAAATAACCAGTTATAACCATTTCAAACCTTACCAAGgtatttaatataacaatttggTTTTCCATTAAAACGAGTCGATTCGAATTTGATCTCATTCCTTTCTCTAAGCTTTCAAACTTTTCAGTTAACTCGTCAGTATCCTTTTGTCTGTCCACCTTGAAAGCGCCTTCACCAGAGAATTTTTCCTCCAAGTTGCTGACTCTGTTTACAACGTTATTAAGTTTAGAAAACAGTACATCTGTTAGCTTCAAGCATTCACTTATTCTGTTTGTGATATTTTTTGTCTGAAATggtaaaaaagaaaacatgttTAAACATTACCTGTAATTTCAGTAATTTAACTTTGGAAACTCTAGTTAAAAATGTTtaagattaatttaaaaaagaagtTTTAATTAGGTTTGATATAACTACTAGTAGTAGTcataatatctttattttgtccattaaacaaaattaacaaaaactTGTTTGGCGtatcatactgtatatatactgtaaataaaacactaaaaatacACAGAAAAATTGCACCAACACAGATAACAAAACCCAACAAAATTCTCTGATAACAATTGGCTAAAAATCTACTACTTTACAAATATGGTTTAGTCAAATGAAAATAAGTCAAAACAGACCTCTTCTTCGTTAGAGTAGAGTACAGTATTCTCATGTGAAAAATAATCATGATTTTGTAAGTATGGAGTATGCGGATTGGTTGATGGGAGATGACGAGTAACAAGTCCAACATTGCTTCTTATTGGCTCAATCGATATTTCAtctaaaataaagttaaaaagtttAGTACCatgcctttcaactaacaatagattCTGTTGACTAACAATataacagcaacgccaaaaacaaacagtTGAATTTGAAAAgcaatagatttttaaaaactactcgtatcgaaaaacttttaaattaaatcaatttatgttttaagaTTACAAACCataaattataactcttgcctcttgtacaaaaatgttttttgaacaagtagttctcgagaaaatgaaattttagtttacttgttactttaagactgcttgccggattttgaaaaattctgtcctatctttaaCACTAGCActgcaggtctgaaaagtatactaaaaagtggtccagaattgggaccgtgttCCCataatttaatggaatggtccttgaccacttatctatctgtactgtatattcatttttgagtgatcctgctaacaaacaaacatgatcgattacatatacctccttggcggaggtaaataaattCTCCTAAATCCAACATTTAATATTCATGATTAATAATTATCCCTGACAaaagaataatttttatttaagagCTTGGTATATTTTTTTAGCTGTTTAACTTTATCGTTTttctttttgcttattttatttgtagatccagtcactgatgtcatttttcagtaattttttgCTTTTGGATTGATGATTAATGATCAAATATTTCTTATGAAAATATCAACAATTGAAACACACTAATCAGAAATAactacaaaatacaaaacatttaattatatatttgtttaatgaagttaattttgggttttttttatacaaaaagcaaaatataaatcaatattatctaATTAAATTTTAGGATATTGAGAGAGTAAACAAAAGGAGATGGAGTAACAAATAGACAGCAAATGATTCAAGCTGAAAGCACTATTGTTCTGATCCTGTCAGAGATAGTCAGTTCATGAATTAAAGctattgttaataattatattcaaatgATGAATTTGGCAACAAAAGATGAGTGATAAGGGATCATGTACCTTGTTCAGACATGGAGCAAAAAACGGTTTATTTTAGTCTACTAAATGATACTGTACTTAAATGACAATTAAAAACCTCCTCTCCACTTTCATTGGGGTGCTAAatgaataatttttatttcttgaacatttttaaataagcCTACAGTAATAATCCTCATGTTTGTATTTTGACCAtctgcaagacatcacaatgtACAGTAAGACCATACAGATTTATCTCTATGGTAAGAAAGCTGTTTgaaatgaatatacagtattttaactacagtatttaattttatttcatttattttctctCAGatatacatacaaaaaaaaaaacaatagataGAGAGACAAGATTCCCATTATTATATTAATCCAAAGGCagattactgaaaaaatgacaatgctgtgggtatcagtggctggatctcaatggagatacaaaaaaaaaaagcgaaaagctattAATCAAAACGATATTTAGTAAAACCGCCATAAAAGTtagcaattattattattattattattattactgttattcTTATTACAGCATTATAGATATCAAATGAATTTAACAAATTATGATCAAACGTTTTTCCATCACTAAagttacaattataataattagtgAAGAGTGAAATTGACAAGCAACAACCCAATTTCTTCTTGAAAATGTCAATATAAGTCCGAACTTAATACAATACTTTACTAATACTAATAATCTAATATAGTGTGTATTTTGATCATCTGCTAAGTACCCTAAGACACGCATGTACAGTAAGACcatatactgtagataaaagATACTAGAGAAGCACCTACGTCTTACAGGTTTAAGCTAGGGGCTAAGACTTATTTACCAATACGTATGAAACTGGCAATATGTGCACATGGGTGTCCTGTTGTCGCTGCTGTAAATGTCGACCAACTTAGTTTAAtcttaaataatacaaatttataaattactattatagttaaatatttattataatgttataaactTTTTTACTCATTGTGCCATTTGGGATTGGACAGTcctagaggtgtttaccacctgttggtcccatccttcactGAATCTACTCTgttctttttatatgttttgtctttttctttGTATGTACATTTTTGTGAGAATTTGAATAAAAGTAAGACTACAGTACAGTAAGCTGTTTTAAACAACAACCGAACACAATATCTGCAGCACAACATACAGTCCATGATGTTAGTAAGTAATTTCTATGGTAAGACTATTTTCTAAAGCTTTATTTATCAAAGTACTTCTTTGGCCGTATTCATCATGTTTTCCTTAAATTGTTAGTATTTCAAGTTTGACTAATCAAAATGCAATACATGTAAAAACAacgattttaaaattgtttgaaaaagaaaagaataaaatatataattgaaaataaaaacataaaatgaaaCATGTGAAGGCAgtactcaataaatatttaattattttcctTTTTCACTTTTAGATAGGAGTGTTTCCTTTAGCCCAactaagtgtgaatggtgaatatgaCCAATGTTCATTTGGTGAGGAAAGCAGGCCTAACCCTTGTACTCATAAAGATGACAGCTAGTAAAATATGAAATGTAGAAATAAGATGAGATTGGCATTCCAAACAGCGAAATCAGACATCACTTCAGAGTTGTGCTATTAAAACAAACAAGAGATCCACTTACCCTCCTTGTGGTCCAACGGTT from Antedon mediterranea chromosome 5, ecAntMedi1.1, whole genome shotgun sequence carries:
- the LOC140049335 gene encoding uncharacterized protein, giving the protein MSTGDLLNNFRCLQPLLRSVNVNLTENRQKDLKKGTPQIFVDILRSVLLQYSRHIAQLITSHQIQLSPSHDDRFIDGVYKVLRDIFNYKPIISKEMFLRQGYAEHKLIMMRDVIKMVQAKKQVLIRKSKSKTKKTSSATSMGAAASFHGSVEILSPPALPESDDANLASQAMAIAPEPRTQSVNMMLSSEYRHSEDVVDHRPNVDRFKELCVIPPQQPLDHKEDEISIEPIRSNVGLVTRHLPSTNPHTPYLQNHDYFSHENTVLYSNEEETKNITNRISECLKLTDVLFSKLNNVVNRVSNLEEKFSGEGAFKVDRQKDTDELTEKFESLEKGMRSNSNRLVLMENQIVILNTLGGFGDRKLSTVQDLNVSSTTELIENEEEPANLSLMSLDIPAPSSRNLHHVYTSSPINQEARQTQVNRVSNTMKKLEYQLKPN